One genomic region from Daphnia magna isolate NIES linkage group LG10, ASM2063170v1.1, whole genome shotgun sequence encodes:
- the LOC116933009 gene encoding extracellular serine/threonine protein CG31145, whose amino-acid sequence MKWKERVGLAMAVSVVLLTSVLVLDIRYASSGGRAEQTDAGFILPALRHGTARQKEGKQFQRQFLDKQPAVKEPIPENPVIPSQTVNNVELELGVVASNATLNDDDPAAQHSNNEQGSKVDVVRDLLKGKRSQSNNDESYKNAEDNGDLDHLKSQFKDLMKYISPAELSRPVRGNLRELDVTVQRLRNVSLSDDATSWEKFHVSISKEELYHEDDPMIDELLQDMATLEFYNISQKEGGTQLKLVIEFAPGGMAMLKPMRFPREQETLPNHFYFTDYERHNAEIAAFHLDRIMGFRRAPPVVGRLVNMTTELYALATGELLRTFFISPAQNLCFHGKCSYYCDTGHAICGHPDQMEASLAAFLPDKEFVPRKTWRHPWRRSYHKRKKAQWEEDDQYCDQVRQLPPYNEGRRLVDLIDLAIFDFLAGNMDRHHYETLSLFGNQTFPIHLDQGRAFGRPKHDEMSILAPLYQCCLVRRTTLATLLRFHHGPFRLSTLMRKSLARDPLDPILAAGHFVAMDRRVAITLRVIRHCLSRNEADQVIVGLADWKDKISQTGS is encoded by the exons CTTCCAGTGGAGGACGAGCAGAGCAAACCGATGCAGGATTTATTCTTCCAGCGCTAAGACACGGAACAGCCAGGCAAAAAGAGGGCAAACAATTTCAACGACAATTCCTTGATAAGCAACCGGCAGTGAAAGAGCCAATTCCTGAAAATCCGGTTATTCCCTCACAAACTGTTAATAATGTAGAACTAGAACTTGGAGTGGTAGCCAGCAACGCAACGCTCAACGATGACGATCCAGCCGCCCAACACAG CAACAATGAACAGGGTTCCAAGGTGGATGTGGTCAGGGAccttttaaaaggcaaaaggTCGCAGTCAAATAATGACGAAAGTTACAAGAATGCAGAGGACAATGGCGATTTGGATCATCTTAAAAGTCAATTCAAAGATCTAATGAAATACATCAGCCCAGCAGAACTTAGTCGGCCCGTTAGAGGTAACCTGCGGGAGTTGGACGTGACCGTCCAGCGGCTACGCAACGTCAGTCTCAG TGACGACGCTACTTCGTGGGAAAAGTTCCACGTTTCCATTTCGAAAGAAGAATTATACCATGAAGATGACCCGATGATTGACGAACTGCTACAAGACATGGCGACTCTCGAATTTTACAACATCA GTCAAAAAGAAGGTGGTACTCAGCTGAAGCTAGTCATCGAGTTTGCCCCAGGGGGGATGGCGATGTTGAAACCCATGAG ATTCCCACGTGAGCAGGAAACATTACCTAATCACTTTTACTTTACTGATTACGAGCGTCATAATGCTGAGATAGCTGCTTTCCACCTCGATCGCATTATGGGTTTCCGGCGTGCTCCACCCGTCGTCGGCCGACTGGTGAACATGACCACCGAACTGTATGCCCTTGCCACTGGCGAATTGCTGCGGACTTTCTTTATTTCTCCGGCACAAAATCTCTGTTTCCATG GTAAATGCAGCTATTACTGTGATACCGGTCATGCCATTTGTGGTCATCCCGATCAAATGGAAGCATCTTTGGCCGCTTTTTTGCCTGATAAGGAATTTGTGCCAAGAAAAACCTGGCGCCACCCGTGGCGACGATCATACCACAAGCGTAAAAAAGCCCAGTGGGAAGAAG ATGATCAATACTGTGACCAAGTCCGCCAACTTCCTCCTTATAATGAAGGACGCCGATTGGTTGATTTAATCGATTTAGCTATTTTCGATTTTTTGGCTGGAAACATGGATCGTCATCATTATGAAACACTGAGTTTGTTTGGCAATCAAACTTTCCCAATCCACTTGGATCAAGGCCGAGCATTCGGTCGACCCAAACACGACGAAATGTCAATACTGGCGCCACTTTACCAATGTTGCCTTGTGCGGAGAACAACGCTCGCTACTCTTTTACGTTTTCATCATGGGCCCTTCCGACTCAGTACTCTCATGCGAAAGTCGTTGGCGCGCGATCCGCTTGATCCGATTTTAGCTGCGGGGCATTTTGTTGCCATGGACCGCCGCGTCGCCATTACATTACGTGTCATTCGCCATTGTTTGAGCAGAAATGAAGCTGATCAAGTTATTGTCGGCCTGGCCGATTGGAAAGATAAAATCAGCCAAACTGGCAGTTAA
- the LOC116933010 gene encoding decapping and exoribonuclease protein, with the protein MKRQYQDVRNGSTRDPRYRKGYERPRNVLSLHDIEEFNGNFPEFTRPKNVGSFSLDVHRNYQNDYSELRYLSMPPETSNSGSCKVRFDLRKGVSSVIEKDGESIRQKMLDDLLTWILQERKAEHPSIVDCNHPLKPLLVEFVCYRGLLTMLLSTPYESQENWTILATRFQNSIYFWQLKDNRRNEYNSNPKQQEMSIWGFKFEQYLCASSPEASPNPEEQLNTNAEFCCVLKARIGGHPLLYGAEVDAVTKESQPPFTDLRNFVELKTNRHISNERQHVSFKRFKSMKWWAQSFIVGIPKIVVGYRDDDGVVSRLETMDVDHLRKQSNDWWKSNICMNFCLQFLKFVKECIPKESNPNAHFIFEFDAMSRVITFRNEAGEAGNRNLLPSWYIQSMENPV; encoded by the exons ATGAAGCGCCAATACCAGGATGTCAGAAACGGATCTACACGTGATCCAAGATACCGAAAAGGCTACGAAAGACCTAGAAACGTTTTAAGTTTGCATGACATCGAAGAGTTCAACG GGAATTTCCCCGAGTTCACGAGGCCGAAAAACGTGGGTTCGTTTTCGTTAGATGTTCATAGGAATTATCAAAATGACTACTCAGAACTCAGATATCTATCTATGCCTCCTGAAACTTCTAATTCTGGTAGCTGTAAAGTTAGATTTGACTTACGGAAAGGGGTTTCGTCAGTTATTGAGAAGGACGGAGAATCCATTCGACAAAAAATGCTGGATGACTTGCTGACATGGATCCTTCAAGAGAGAAAGGCAGAGCACCCTAGCATTGTTGATTGTAATCATCCTCTCAAGCCTTTGCTTGTGGAGTTTGTCTGTTATCGTGGGCTTCTGACTATGCTCCTTAGTACTCCTTACGAAAGCCAAGAGAATTGGACGATACTTGCAACGAGGTTCCAAAATTCCATTTATTTCTGGCAGCTTAAGGACAATAGGAGAAATGAATATAATTCAAATCCAAAACAGCAGGAAATGTCAATTTGGGGATTCAAGTTTGAGCAGTACCTCTGTGCTA GTTCCCCAGAAGCAAGCCCCAATCCTGAAGAACAGCTGAACACTAATGCTGAATTTTGCTGTGTCCTCAAAGCAAGAATTGGGGGTCATCCTCTTCTCTATGGTGCTGAAGTTGACGCGGTGACAAAAGAATCGCAACCACCTTTTACAGATCTCCGGAACTTTGTTGAACTTAAGACAAACAGGCATATCAGCAATGAAAGACAACATGTTTCTTTCAAACG ATTCAAGTCTATGAAGTGGTGGGCCCAGTCGTTTATTGTAGGTATACCCAAAATTGTAGTCGGCTACCGAGATGATGAT GGAGTTGTGTCGCGACTGGAAACCATGGATGTTGATCATCTTCGAAAGCAATCTAAC GACTGGTGGAAATCTAATATTTGCATGAATTTTTGTCTGCAATTCTTAAAGTTTGTAAAGGAATGCATACCAAAAGAATCGAACCCGAATGCTCATTTTATTTTCGAGTTCGATGCGATGTCGCGAGTTATAACTTTTCGGAATGAAGCTGGTGAAGCGGGTAATAGAAATCTGCTTCCGTCATGGTATATCCAATCCATGGAGAATCCTGTTTAG
- the LOC116933013 gene encoding uncharacterized protein LOC116933013, giving the protein MAISPIHPSETRRNRRKPCQAAGIFPIKPIGKLGRSCLPVPVLTGSTYRKPNKSNPSDFVHSGKSRIPVLKTQHTMHGSRIEALKKKEKELTIELIKTRTELERVEGLQKKLLVLKPTPIRRPKRRSKSLALGASFMDSPFTDSESPKIEKMSPLILSMTQSKNPRSLYETYRHTCKFLQTPRQSTFKLRSRASTPNNDTDISGRIQCQLENLFV; this is encoded by the exons ATGGCCATATCACCAATCCATCCATCGGAGACAAGGAGGAACAGACGCAAGCCTTGCCAAGCTGCCGGTATTTTCCCAATTAAGCCCA TAGGTAAGTTGGGTAGAAGCTGCTTGCCAGTTCCAGTTCTCACAGGCAGTACATATAGAAAGCCAAATAA GTCCAATCCATCGGACTTTGTGCATTCAGGAAAATCTCGTATTCCAGTGCTGAAAACCCAACATACAATGCACGGGTCTAGGATTGAGGCcttaaaaaagaaggagaaagaatTGACTATAGAATTGATAAAAACACGGACGGAGCTGGAAAGGGTAGAGGGTCTACAAAAGAAGCTCCTTGTTCTGAAACCAACGCCCATTAGGAGACCCAAGCGTCGTTCAAAATCATTGGCGTTAGGCGCTTCGTTCATGGACAGTCCTTTCACTGACAGTGAAAGCCCTAAAATCGAAAAAATGTCCCCATTGATTCTGTCCATGACCCAATCGAAAAATCCTAGAAGTCTCTATGAGACTTATCGCCACACGTGTAAATTCCTGCAAACACCGAGACAATCGACTTTTAAACTGCGCTCAAGAGCTTCGACTCCCAACAATGATACAGATATTTCGGGTCGAATTCAGTGCCAATTGGAAAATCTGTTCGTATAA